In Roseicyclus marinus, the genomic window TTGCGCGCCCCCGCCAAACGGGCAGAACCGCGCCGCCCCTTTCCCCGCGCCTCCCACGCCCTATCCTCGCCCCATGCGCCCGATCCTTGCCGCCCTCGCAGCCCTCGCCCTCGCCAGCCCCGCCGCCGCCTGGCAGGCCGGAACCGATGGCGCGCTCTGCACGCTCACCCATGAGCAAGCAGGCCTCGACATCCGCCTGACCCATGATCCCGGTCCGCCGCTCTGGACCATCACGATCACCGCCCCCGCGCCCTGGCCCGAGGCCCCGATCTTCTCCATCGCCTTTCTGGGCGGGGCGGAACTGACGATCTCCACCGACCGCCACAGCCTCTCGCCCGATGGCCTGTCGCTCACCGTCACCGACCGGGGTTTCGGCAATGTGCTGGCCGGGCTCTCGGGCAACACGACCGCCCATTTCCGCTTGGGCGATGCGGAATGGACCGCCTCCCTCGCCGGCGCCGCGCCCGAGGTCGCAGCCTTCGCGGCCTGCAACACCACCCCCAGTGTCTAGGCCCCAGTGTCTGAGCCCCGACCGAGCTTCCGTGCATCCCGGCACATCACCCCTGTGCTCATGTGCATTTTCGCAGCAATCAATCCGCCCCATCTTCCCCAGCGAACCAGGGAACACCCCCCATCGCCTCAGGAGACCCCAAGATGACCCGCAAAATTCCGGGCCTGCACCATGTCACGGCCATCTCCGGCCCGCCGCAGGCCAATCTCGCCTTCTACACCGGCAGGCTGCGCCAGCGGCTCGTCAAGAAAACCGTCAATTTCGACGATCCCGGCACCTATCACCTCTATTACGGTGACAGCGCGGGCAGCCCCGGCACGATCCTGACCTTCTTTCCCTTTGCCGATGCAGGCCCCGGCCGCGCCGGTCCCGGCATGGCCTCGGCCTATGCCTATGCCGTGCCCAAGGGCGGCTTTGACGGCTGGATGGAAAGCCTCGCGCTCGATGCGGTGGATTTCGACGGCCCGACCGAACGCTTCGGGCAACGCGTCCTCACGCTGCGCGATCCCGATGGCGCGCCGGTCGAACTGGTCGAAACCGCCCGCGACAGCGACGCGCCGCTCGACGGCTTCCATTCCGTCACGCTCTGGGAAAGCGACATCGCGCCCACCGCGCGGCTTTTGACCGAGATCTTCGGCTACGTGGAAACAGGCCACGAGACGGCGGGCGGCACCGAACGCCTGCGCCTGCAGGCCCCGGGCGATGCGCGCGGCGCGGTCATCGACCTCATGCGCTCGGATGCGCCCTCCATCGGGCGGCAGGGCGCTGGAACGATCCATCACATCGCCTTCCGCGCCGAAACCGACGCGATCCAACGCGACTGGATGGACAAGCTCGCCAGCGCGGGCCATCCCACCACGCCCGTCATCGACCGACAGTATTTCAACGCGATCTATTTCCGCGAACCGGGCGGCGTGCTCTTCGAGATCGCGACCGACCCGCCGGGTTTCGCCGTGGACGAAGACCCCGCCCACCTGGGCGAGGCGCTGATGCTGCCCGCGAAATACGAACCCTACCGCGACCGGATCGAAAAGGTCCTCCCGCCGCTGCAGGTGGCACGATGACCCGCGTCCTTCGCGCGGGCGCGTCCCCCGATACGGCGCGGATGGGTCTGGTGCTCCTGCACGGGCGCGGCGCGGGGGCCGAGGATATCCTTGGCCTTGGCGCGGCGCTCGGCCTGCCCGACATCGCGCTGGTCGCACCCGAGGCACCGGGCCGCAGCTGGTGGCCCACCTCCTTCCTCGCGCCGATGGGCGGCATGGCCCCCCATGTCGACGCAGGCCTGGCCGCCGTGGACGAAGCGATCGCTACGCTACTGACTGCGGGGCTGACCCCCGACCGCATCGCCTTGGCGGGGTTCAGCCAGGGCGGATGCCTCGCGCTCGAATATGCCGCGCGGCGCGGTGGGCTTGCGGCGGTTTTCGGGCTGTCGGCGGGTCTCGTCGGCACATCGGATGCGATGGGCGGCCCCGATGCCGCGCTCTATGGCGCGATGCCCAAGCGGTTTGCCTATGACACCGACCTGACCGGACTGCCCGTGACGATCACGGTCCACACCCAGGACCCCCACATCCCCCTCAAGCGCGCCGAGGACAGCGCGACCGTCTTCCGCGACCGGGGGGCCTTGGTCGATTTGCAGGTGACCCAAGGGGCCGGTCACAGCGTGACCGAGGGCGGCATCCGCGCCATGCGCGCAATCCTGAACAAGGGGTAAACGGCCGCAAGGCGCGCCAAGCTTTCGTCAGGAAACGGGCCCGGAATTTAACCTTTCATCAGGATATTCCGGGCCCGTTTACCAATCTCCGGCCTCAGCCCAGAACCTCCGCGATGCTCTCGGCGGTGACGGTGACGATCGTGTCGGCCTCCTCCCGCGTCAGGCAGAGCGGCGGCGCATAGCCCAGGATATCGCCCTGCGGCATGGCCCGCGCGATCACGCCGCGCCGCGCCATGGCCGCCACGATGCGCGGCACCACCTTGTCGGCAGCATCGAACCCGGCCCGCGTGTCGCGGTTCTGAACCAGTTCCACCGCCGTCAGCATCCCCTCGCCGCGCACCTCGCCGACATGGGCATGCTCGCCCAAGGCCTCCGTCATGGTCCGCGTAAGGTAAGGCCCTGTTTCGCCGGCGTTTTTCACCAGCCCAAGACTGTCCACCAGCTTCAGGTTCGCGATCCCCGCCGCCGCCCCGATGGGATGGGCCGAATAGGTCCAGCCATGGCCAAAGGGCCCGTTTTCATCGGTCCCCTGCTCCAGAACCGCCCAGACCTTTTTCGACACGATGGACCCCGACATCGGCGCATAGGCGCTCGTCAGACCCTTGGCGATGGTCATGATATCGGGCTTCAACCCGTAATGCGGCGAGCCGAACATCGACCCCAACCTACCAAATCCGGTGACCACCTCATCCGCGATCAACAAGATATCGTGTTTCTCGAGGATCGGGGTGATCGCCTCCCAATAGCCCTTGGGCGGGGGCACGATGCCGCCCGTCCCCAGCATCGGCTCGGCGATGAAGGCCGCGATCGTGTCGGCCCCTTCGCGCGCGATCAGCTCTTCCAGATCGGCGGCGCATTGCGCGCTGAACTGCTCCTCCGTCTGGGTCACGTCCGCACGCCGGTAGTAGTAGGGCGAGGTCGTGTGCCGCACCGTGTCAAAGGGCAGATCGAATTTCTGGTGGAACAGCATGAGCCCCGTGAGCGAGCCGGACATGAGCCCCGAGCCATGATAGCCCCGCCACCGCGAAATGATCTTCTTCTTCTGCGGCAATCCCCGGATGTTGTTGTAATACCAGACCAATTTGATGTTGGTCTCGTTGGCATCACTGCCGCCAAGGCCGAAATAGACCTTGGACATGTGATCGGGCGCGCGCTCCATCACCATGCGCGACAGCGTGATCGAGGCCTCCGTCCCATGGCCGACATAGGCGTGGTAATAGGCCAATTCGCGCGCCTGTTCCGCGATGGCCTCGGCCACTTCCTGCCGCCCATAGCCGATGTTGACGCAATAAAGCCCCGCAAAGGCATCAAGCAGGCGGTTGCCGTCCCGGTCCGTGATCCAGCAGCCCTCGCCTGTCTGGATCACCCGCCCCGGCGCCTCGCCGCGCGCATGCTGCGCCAGATGGGTGGAGGGGTGCATGAAATGGTCCCGATCCCATTTCGCAAGCTGGTCGTTGGTGAGCATGGCGCGATCTCCTGTCTGGGGCTTGGCCCGAGGTAACGGGCCAGACCCTCAGGATGCAACCCAAAGGCGACAAAACGCCCGCCGATCCGGGCGAAACGCCCGAAAAACTCGAGTTTTTCGAGCAGGAAAACTGCAGTTTTCCCAACGGTTTTGCTGCAGCAAAACCCGTCCCGTCAGCCCTTGCGCCGGAATGTCAGGTAATGCGGAACCCGGTTCTCGCGCAGCGCCTTTTGCTCGTAACGCGTTGAAATCCAGTCATCCCACGGCACGTGCCAGCCCCCGGGAACCGCCGTCAGCAGGTCGAAGCCCGCTTGCGGCACTTCCTCCAGCGTCTGGCGGACATAATCGGGAATATCGGTCGCCACGCGGAATTCCGCCCCCGGTTTCAACACGCGGGCCAAGGGTTCCAGATGCTCGGGCGTGACAAAGCGGCGGCGGTGATGGCGCGCCTTGGGCCAGGGATCGGGATAGAGCAAGAAGGCCTTGGCGATCGAGGCGTCGGGCAGAACGTCGAACATATCCCGCACATCGCCGGGATAAACGCGCAGATTGTCCACGCCCGCGCGCCGGATCTTGCCCAGCAACATGGCGACACCGTTGATATAGGGCTCGCAGCCGATGATGCCCGCCTGCGGATTGCGGCTGGCCTGGTGCACCATATGCTCGCCGCCACCGAACCCGACCTCGAGCCAGACCTCGCGCCCGCCGAAAACCGCTTCCAGATCAAGGTCTTCCCGCTCCGGATTGACCTCCCAATCCACCGGACCGGGCGACAGCGCGTCGAGATCTTCCTGAAGATAGGTTTCCTGGCTGTCGCGCAGGTGCTTGCCCCGGCGGCGGCCATAGAAATTCCGGTGCGGACGCTCGGTCGGAGGGGTCATCGGCACTCTCTGGATGGGGTCGGACAGGGCGCAGGGGCCGGTCGCAAAGGACGGGCGGGGCGATTGCGCCCCACCCGTGGTGCAAGATCAGACAGCGGCCTTGAGCGCGTCGATCAGATCGGTCTTTTCCCAGCTGAACCCGCCATCGGCTTCGGGCGCGCGGCCGAAATGGCCATAGGCCGCCGTGCGCTGGTAGATCGGACGGTTCAGGCCCAGATGCAGGCGGATGCCGCGCGGCGTCAGGTTCATGGCCTGCCGGATCGCCTTTTCGATGCGGGCCTCGTCCACCTCGCCGGTGCCATGCGTGTCGACATAGACCGACAGGGGTTGGGCCACGCCGATGGCATAGCTGAGCTGCAGGGTGCAGCGGGCGGCAAGACCGGCGGCCACGACGTTCTTGGCCAGGTAGCGCGCGGCATAGGCCGCCGAGCGGTCCACCTTGGTCGGGTCCTTGCCCGAAAATGCACCGCCGCCATGGGGGGCAGCCCCGCCATAGGTGTCCACGATGATCTTGCGGCCCGTCAGGCCCGCATCGCCATCGGGGCCGCCGATCACGAATTTGCCCGTGGGGTTCACCCACCATTGCGTGTCAGCGCTCACCCAACCCTCGGGCAGAACCTCGCGGATATAGGGCTCGACCACGGCCCGCACATCGTCCGAGGTCATCGCCTCGTCCAGGTGCTGGGTCGACAGCACGATCGAGGTCACCTCGACCGGCTTGCCGCCTTCGTAGCGCAGCGTCAGCTGGCTTTTCGCATCGGGGCCAAGCGTCGGCTCCTGCCCGGATTTGCGCACCTCGGCCAGACGGCGCAGGATGGCATGGGAATACTGGATCGGCGCAGGCATCAGGTCGGGCGTCTCGTCGACGGCATAGCCGAACATGATGCCCTGGTCGCCCGCGCCCTCGTCCTTGTTTTCAGACGCGTTCACGCCCTGTGCGATATGGGCGGATTGCTCGTGCAACAGGTTCGTCACCTCGACCGTGGCGTGGTGGAACTTGTCCTGCTCGTAACCGATGTCGCGGATGCAATCGCGCGCGATCTGTTCGATCCGGCCCATGTATTCGGCCAGTTTCGCCTTGTCGGACAGGCCGACCTCACCGCCGATGACGACGCGATTGGTCGTGGCAAAGGTTTCGCAGGCGACGCGCGCCTCGGGTTCTTCGGACAGGAAAGCGTCGAGAACAGCATCGGAAATGCGGTCACAGACCTTGTCGGGATGCCCCTCCGAAACGGATTCGGAAGTGAACAGAAAGCTGTCGCGTGCCATGTGCTGAGAGTGCTCCATTGTTGATCGTCCCCACGCCAGGAAGCCGTTGTGGGGCTGTGATGTCGCGCCGTACGCCCTTATGCGCCGAGGTGCAATGGCCGGACGCGGCGCGCGGCCAGCAGGGCCAGCGTTGTTGCAAAAAGAACAAGGAAGATGACGGGAAAATCGCCCATCCGCGCATAAAGCGTCGGTGGCAGGGCGGGCGGCAGGGGCGCATCCAGATAGCCCGCCGCGTTCAGGGGCAGCGAGGCCACCACGCGCCCGCGCGCATCGATCACCGCCGAGACGCCGGTATTGGCCGCCCTCAGAACCGGCAGACCCTGTTCGGCGGCGCGCAATCGGGCCAGCGCCAGATGCTGATAGGGCCCGGAAAAGCTGCCGAACCAGGCATCATTGGTCAGATGCACCATCCAGTCTGGGCGCGCGACCTGCCGGATATAGCCGGGAAAGATCGCCTCGTAGCAGATCATCGGAAAGGCACGTCCCAGCCCCGCCCCCATGTCGAGCAGCGCGGGGCCGGGGCCGGGCGTATAGCCGCCCCCCAGAACCTCTGCGAGCCCCCGCAGGCCAAATGCCTCGGCCATGCCGCCCCCCGGCATGTATTCGCCAAAGGGCACGAGGTGATGCTTGTCATGGATCGCCGCGATCGCCCCACCGGGGGCCAGCAGCGCGGATGTGTTGCGCGGCCTGAAGCCTTCGTAGCGTTGACCGCCGATCAGCACCTGCGCGGCACCCGCCGCACGGGCGATGCGCAACCGCTCGGGCGCGGATTGATCCAGCAGCACCGGCAGGGCGGTTTCGGGCCAGACGACAAGCGACGGCGCCGCGCCGGTTTCCGGGGCGGCGGCGGTCAGGTCCAGACCCCGCTGGAAAAAGACGGGGATCATGTCGGCGCGCCATTTCAGATGCTGCGGCGCATTGGGCTGCACCAACCGCACGATGGGTGCCGTCGGCGCAGGCGCGGGGGCGGGCGGGGCCACGGCACCGGCGATGAGCACCGCGAAGAGCAGGCCAGCCGCCCGGACCGGCACCATCAGGGGCCGCGACAGCACCGCATGGGCCATGCCAGCCGCGACCACCAGAACGATGGCGGTCATTCCATGCGGACCGATCAGCGCGGCCAGCGGCAAGAGCGGCGCCCCGATCAGGATGTGACCGGGATGGGCCCATGGAAATCCCGTCAGGATGCTGGCCCGCGCCAGCTCGGCCAGACCCAGCAAACCCGCTATGACCACCAGCCGCAGGCCGCTCCGCCCCACGGGCACAAGCCGCGCCATTCCCCATCCCGCCAGCGCCCAGAACAGCGCCAGCCCCCCGGCCATCAGCGCAAGGGCAAAGGGGGCCATCCAGCCATGACGCGCCGCATCGACGAAAAAGGGCTCGACGATCCAATGCAGCGCGACGGCGAAATAGGCGCTCCCCCCGATCCAGGCCGCAAGCGCCGCCTGCCGCGCGCCGGGGGCGCGGGCCACCAGCCCCATCAGCACCGCGAACCCGGCCCAGCCGAGCAGCCACAGATCGAAGGGCGCAAGACCAAAGGCCGCGACAGCCCCCGCCAATGCGGCCAGCGCCAGCCGCGCGCGCGCGCCCGGATCAGGCACCGCAGACGCAGCCGGCACGGGTTGCGTCAAGCGGCGGCCCCTTTCGGGACCCTGACGCGCAACCGCTTGATCCGGCGCGGATCGGCATCGATCACCTCGAATTCCACGCCCGAGGGATGGGGCACGACCTCGCCCCGCGCGGGCACCCGGCCCGACAACAAGAAGACCAGACCGCCCAGCGTGTCGACCTCTTCCTCGTCATCGACCTCGGACAGTGCGATGCCCAGTTCCGCCTCGAATTCGTCGAGCGGCGCACGGGCCAGCGCCAGCCATTGCCTTTCGCCTTCGCGGGTCCAGGGCTGGGCCTCTTCGATGTCGTGCTCATCCTCGATCTCGCCGATGACCTGTTCGATCAGATCCTCGATCGTCACCAGCCCGTCGACCCCGCCATATTCGTCGATCACCAAAGCCATATGGGTGCGTTCGGTCTGCATCTTGGTCAAAAGCACGCCGATGGGCATCGAGGGCGGCACGTAAAGGAGCGGCCGCAGCATCGTGCGCAGCGAGAAATCCTGCGCCTTGCCGTTGAACCCGTAGCGCAGCGCCACGTCCTTGAGATGGACAAGCCCAAGCGGGCTGTCGAGCGTACCCTCATAGACCGGCAGGCGCGTCATGCCGCTGTCGCGGAACACCTTGACCAGGCCTTGCAGATCCTCGTCCGCCGAAACGGATTCGATCTCGGCGCGGGGGATGGCGACATCCTCGACCCGCATCCGCCGCAGGTTCGACATGCCCAGAACGGGCATCTGGGCCACGGTCACCCCATTCGCGGGGGCGCTGTCTCCGGTTGTGGAGGTGTTGGGTTCGGCATCCTCGGATGCACCGAACAATCTGGCGAAAAATCCCTGCCTCTGGGGCCCGGGATCGTCTTCCTCTTCCTGCGCGCCATGCGCCGCAGGAGACGAGGGATCAGGGTTCGAGCTCATGGCTCCTTTCCGGAACTGCACGGACCCTAGGCGGCCCGCAGCTTCAATATGGGTCAGGGATACCCAATCTTGCAAGGATGCGGGTCTCAAGACCCTCCATCAAGGCGGCATCGGGGTCGGATATGTGATCGAAACCCAACAGGTGCAGCAGGCCATGCACCACCAGATGGGTCAGATGATGCTCGAACGGCTTGCCCGCCTCCGCCGCCTCGCGGGTCAGAACGCCCAGCGCCAGCGCGATATCGCCCAGTTCGGCGGGCGGGCCGTCGAGGTCGGGATCGGACAGGTCCGACAGGTCGGGCAGCGCGCCCGGCTCTTCGGCGGCACGATCTTCCGACGGCCAGGACAGCACGTTGGTGGGCGTGGGCTTGTCCCGGAATTCCGCGTTGAGGGCCGCGATCCGGTGATCGTCGCAGGCAAGGATCGACACCACGACCCCCTCGGACGCAAGCCCAAGCTCGGACAGCACACCAGACAGCGCCGCCTCCGCGATGCGGTCCAGTGCCTCGGCGTCCCAGCCGTCGTCCTCGATGAGAATGTCGATCTCCATTCCCGGCCCATGCCCTGCGCCGCGCGCGCCGTCAACCGCGGCGGCTCAGGTCACCTCCCAGATCGCCTCTGCCGCGGCCAGCCCCGCCTCCCATGCCCCGCCCAGCGTCAGGGCAAGGGGGCCGGGGGCGGCCTCTCCCGCCATGAAGAGCCTTTCGTCGATGGGGGTGGCATAGATCTCGCGCGCCTCCTCGGCACCGGGACGGGGCCGCGCCCATGGGCCAAGGCTGAACGGATCGGCCGACCAATCATTCCAGGCAGAGGCGATGCCGGTCAGGCCCGTCTGGCGGCGCAATACCTCCGCGGCCTCGGCGATCACCGCCTGAGCGCCGCTCCGGCGCAGCGCCTCTGCGGGGCGCCCGGAGAAAATCACCGCCGCGACCGGCATCCTGGGATCGAGATGGATCAAGGCCCCCTCCCCCGCCTCCAGCCGGGGCAGGTCGAGCTGGAATTCGGCAGCCTCGGCAGGCCGTTCCGCGAGGCGAAATCCGACCTTCAGGAATTCGGCCCCTTCCAGCGCGGCCATGGCCTGCCCATGGGCCGGGGGCAGGTCGGGGGTAAACCGGATACCGCCTGCGGCCAGGACGGGCGGCGGCACGGTCACCACCACCTGCCCGGCCCGGATCGTGCCGAAACCGCCCGTGACCGCGACATGATCGGCGGGCCGCAGGTCGATGCCCGTGACGGCATGGCCGGTGTGGATCGGCAAACCGGCAGCCAACCGTGACAAAAGCCCGCCGGTGCCCCCCTCCACCAACCAATCCTGACCGGAGGCAAGCGTGATCGCATCCGCCAGCGACAGCTGGTCCGGGTCCCCGCCAAGCGAAATGGCCGAAAGCCTGAGCGCCGCATCCGTCCAAGGATCGCCGCCCAGAAGCGTGGCAAGCGTGGCCCCCGGCGGGGTCCCGCCCGCCATCGCATCAAGCCCCGCATCGAAGACATCGAGCGCCGCCAGAAGCCGCTCGGCCGCATGGCGCGGGTCAAGCGGGGTGCCGCTCGCGGTCATGTCCTCGAAATCGCTGGCCGTCAGGGACAGGCCCAGATCCCGCGCCAGCCGCCTGAGCGGGTTGTCCCCGCCATTGTGCAGCCATTGCGCCCCCCGATCCCAGGGCAGGCCCAGCGCGCCCGGATCGGTCCAGGCCCGCCCGCCGATGCGGCCCCGCGCCTCCAGCACCGCCACCTCGTAGTCCCAGGCGATCAACTGGCGGGCCGCCGAAATCCCGGCGGACCCGGCCCCGATGACCACGACATCGACATCGCGCAGAGTCTCGGCGCGCAGGGTCTCGGCGCGCAGCACGTGGGGGGCAGACAGGACCGCGGCCCCGACAAGACCCAGACAGGCCCTCCGCCCGATCCCCGATGGATCAGCCGGGTTGCGCGTCCGCATCATAGGCTTCGATGATCTTGGCGACCATCGGGTGGCGGACCACGTCCTTGGCGGTGAAGTAGTTGAACGAGATACCATTTACGCTCTTCAGGATACGCTCCGCCTCGGCCAGCCCCGAGGTCACGCCGCGCGGCAGGTCGACCTGGCTCCGGTCACCGGTGATGACCATGCGGCTGCCCCGGCCCAGACGGGTCAGGAACATCTTCATCTGCATGCCGGTCGCATTCTGCGCCTCGTCCAGCACGACATAGGCGCTGGACAAGGTGCGCCCGCGCATGAAGGCCAAGGGCGCGATCTCGATCGTCTTTTCCTCCATCAGCTTTTGCAGCTGGCGGCCCGGCAGGAAATCGTTCAGCGCGTCGTAAAGCGGCTGCATGTAGGGGTCGACCTTGTCCTTCATGTCGCCGGGCAAAAAGCCCAGACGCTCGCCCGCCTCGACGGCGGGACGGCTGAGGATGATCTTGTCGACGCGTCCGTTGATCAGCTGGTTCACGGCGACCGCGACCGCCAGATAGGTCTTGCCCGTGCCCGCAGGCCCGATGCCGAAGGCCAGCTCGTGTTCATAGAGCGCGCGGACATAGGCCTGCTGCGCCTCGGTCCTCGGTTCGACAGTCTTTTTCCGCGTGCCGATCTCCAGCTGTCCGCGCTGGAACATCTCGATCTGGTCGCCCGCGCGAACGCCCGTCGCCTCGGTCGAGCCGCCCAGCCGGACGGCGGCATCGATATCGCCGGGTTCCAGACCGCGACCGGCCTCGAGCCTTGCATAGAGCTTGCGCAAAACCTCCGCCGCCTCGGCACGGGCCTCGCCCAGAACGGCCAGCTGGTTGCCCCGTCGCAGCACATGGACCGACAGAAGATGCTCGATCTGGGCCAGGTTGCGATCGAATTCGCCGCAAAGCTCGATCAGCAGACGGTTGTCGGGAAACTCGAGCGACAGCTCGACCGGGGTGCCTTCCGTGGGGGCCGCCAAGGTGGTGATCGCCAAATCACGCTCCGGTTTGGGGTTGCGTCTGGTACAGACTGTGCCGACAGGCAGGGCACAACGCAACAGGTTGTGGTCCTTGTCGTCAAAGTTTCTTGATCCTGTCCCATCCGCGACGGAAAAACGGGCACCCGCCAAGGTGCCCGTCACAATGATCCGCTTGTTCCGTCGCTCAGCGCCCCGCCGGAACCCAATCGCGCCCGCGGCTGCCCGCGCGGAAATCGCCCACGATGGAATTGGGCGCGGCCACGGGGGTACAGACCGGCAGACCCGAGACCGGGTCGCGCCGCCGCGACCAATAGCCTTCGAGGCCATCGTCGATCATCCAGATATGGCAGCCGTCCGGGTCGATGTAGATGCCCGCCTCCAGCTGGCTCAGGCTGCCGCTGTCGATCCCGCGATCCTCACCGACCGCCACGACCTCGTTGCCGGACCCGGTCGAGGGGCGCACGCCGATACAGCCCGATAGGCCGAGCATCGCAAGGACCAGTACACCGCTCTTGATGATATGTGCCATGATACCCAACCCTCAGCGATAACACACGATTTCGACGCGGCGGTTCTGCTGCATGCCCGCTGCGGTGGCGTTCGACGCGGCGGGGCGGCGTTCGCCGAAACCGATCTCGCGCGCGACCCGTGCCCCGACAGACCGCGCGACATCGGCGACGGCGGCGGCGCGGCGCTGGCTCAGCGCCATGTTGTATTCGTCCGAGGCCCGGCTGTCGGTATGCCCGTAGACCGCATAGGCAAAGGCCCCCGCCGAACGGAAGAATTGTTCCAGCTGCGCCCGGCCCGAATGGGTCAACCGCGCGCTGTCGGTCTGGAACAGGACATCGGTGTTGGTCACCGCGCAGGTATTGACGTCAAGGCAGACGGGCATGCCGTTTTGCGGGTTCACCCGGCCTTCCATGTAGCCTTCGGAACCGCCATCGGCGACCCAATGCATGCAGCCGTCGGGATCGATCCACAGACCGGGCTGCACCCGCCCGGTGACGCCGCTGCGATCCTGCGCCATCGCAGTCCCCGGCACCAAGGCCAGCACGCTGGCAAAAAGAGCCGCCCCACCCACGACCCGACAAAGCATGCGTGACATCCCGGTCATCACAACAAATTCCCCCAGTTTCCTACTCGCCCGGTCGGCGCGATCAGGCCCCTGGCAGGGGGCCACGCGAAAACGCCATTGATTGCCGCACGATAGCAGCAACCCCCGAAAGGGGAAGAAAAAACTTAAGTGGTATGTTGCCGATCCGGAAACAAAACGGGCGGGGATGTCACCGCTGCCCGAACACGCCCGCGACGGCAGGGCGCGATGCGCCGCAAAAACCGCCCTGCGCGGTTCAACCCACCAACCGCCCCGCCAGCGAATTCGGACCGGAGGCCAGGATATCCACCGCCGCGATCTGACCCAAAAGGCTCTCGGGCCCCTCCACGTGGACCGCGTGCAGATACTCCGATTTGCCGGTGATCTGCCCCTCCATGCGCCCCGGTTTCTCGAACAGGACCTGCACACGCCGCCCGACCATGGCGTTTTGCGTGGCGCGCTGCTGTTCGGTGATCAACGCCTGCAAGCGTTGCAGCCGGTCATCGGCCTCGGCCGCATCGACGGGCGCGCGTTCGGCGGCCGGCGTGCCGGGACGGGCCGAATACTTGAAGGTATAGGCGCTGCCATAGCCCACCTGCCGCACCAGATCGAGCGTCGCCTCGAAATCCGCCTCCGTCTCGCCGGGAAAGCCCACGATGAAATCGCCCGACAGCACCAGGTCGGGCCGCGCCGCCCGGATGCGCTCGATCAGGCGGATATAGCTTTCGGCGGTATGCTTGCGGTTCATCGCC contains:
- a CDS encoding ring-cleaving dioxygenase, with amino-acid sequence MTRKIPGLHHVTAISGPPQANLAFYTGRLRQRLVKKTVNFDDPGTYHLYYGDSAGSPGTILTFFPFADAGPGRAGPGMASAYAYAVPKGGFDGWMESLALDAVDFDGPTERFGQRVLTLRDPDGAPVELVETARDSDAPLDGFHSVTLWESDIAPTARLLTEIFGYVETGHETAGGTERLRLQAPGDARGAVIDLMRSDAPSIGRQGAGTIHHIAFRAETDAIQRDWMDKLASAGHPTTPVIDRQYFNAIYFREPGGVLFEIATDPPGFAVDEDPAHLGEALMLPAKYEPYRDRIEKVLPPLQVAR
- a CDS encoding alpha/beta hydrolase — its product is MTRVLRAGASPDTARMGLVLLHGRGAGAEDILGLGAALGLPDIALVAPEAPGRSWWPTSFLAPMGGMAPHVDAGLAAVDEAIATLLTAGLTPDRIALAGFSQGGCLALEYAARRGGLAAVFGLSAGLVGTSDAMGGPDAALYGAMPKRFAYDTDLTGLPVTITVHTQDPHIPLKRAEDSATVFRDRGALVDLQVTQGAGHSVTEGGIRAMRAILNKG
- a CDS encoding aspartate aminotransferase family protein; the protein is MLTNDQLAKWDRDHFMHPSTHLAQHARGEAPGRVIQTGEGCWITDRDGNRLLDAFAGLYCVNIGYGRQEVAEAIAEQARELAYYHAYVGHGTEASITLSRMVMERAPDHMSKVYFGLGGSDANETNIKLVWYYNNIRGLPQKKKIISRWRGYHGSGLMSGSLTGLMLFHQKFDLPFDTVRHTTSPYYYRRADVTQTEEQFSAQCAADLEELIAREGADTIAAFIAEPMLGTGGIVPPPKGYWEAITPILEKHDILLIADEVVTGFGRLGSMFGSPHYGLKPDIMTIAKGLTSAYAPMSGSIVSKKVWAVLEQGTDENGPFGHGWTYSAHPIGAAAGIANLKLVDSLGLVKNAGETGPYLTRTMTEALGEHAHVGEVRGEGMLTAVELVQNRDTRAGFDAADKVVPRIVAAMARRGVIARAMPQGDILGYAPPLCLTREEADTIVTVTAESIAEVLG
- the trmB gene encoding tRNA (guanine(46)-N(7))-methyltransferase TrmB, encoding MTPPTERPHRNFYGRRRGKHLRDSQETYLQEDLDALSPGPVDWEVNPEREDLDLEAVFGGREVWLEVGFGGGEHMVHQASRNPQAGIIGCEPYINGVAMLLGKIRRAGVDNLRVYPGDVRDMFDVLPDASIAKAFLLYPDPWPKARHHRRRFVTPEHLEPLARVLKPGAEFRVATDIPDYVRQTLEEVPQAGFDLLTAVPGGWHVPWDDWISTRYEQKALRENRVPHYLTFRRKG
- the metK gene encoding methionine adenosyltransferase; translated protein: MARDSFLFTSESVSEGHPDKVCDRISDAVLDAFLSEEPEARVACETFATTNRVVIGGEVGLSDKAKLAEYMGRIEQIARDCIRDIGYEQDKFHHATVEVTNLLHEQSAHIAQGVNASENKDEGAGDQGIMFGYAVDETPDLMPAPIQYSHAILRRLAEVRKSGQEPTLGPDAKSQLTLRYEGGKPVEVTSIVLSTQHLDEAMTSDDVRAVVEPYIREVLPEGWVSADTQWWVNPTGKFVIGGPDGDAGLTGRKIIVDTYGGAAPHGGGAFSGKDPTKVDRSAAYAARYLAKNVVAAGLAARCTLQLSYAIGVAQPLSVYVDTHGTGEVDEARIEKAIRQAMNLTPRGIRLHLGLNRPIYQRTAAYGHFGRAPEADGGFSWEKTDLIDALKAAV
- the lnt gene encoding apolipoprotein N-acyltransferase; this encodes MPDPGARARLALAALAGAVAAFGLAPFDLWLLGWAGFAVLMGLVARAPGARQAALAAWIGGSAYFAVALHWIVEPFFVDAARHGWMAPFALALMAGGLALFWALAGWGMARLVPVGRSGLRLVVIAGLLGLAELARASILTGFPWAHPGHILIGAPLLPLAALIGPHGMTAIVLVVAAGMAHAVLSRPLMVPVRAAGLLFAVLIAGAVAPPAPAPAPTAPIVRLVQPNAPQHLKWRADMIPVFFQRGLDLTAAAPETGAAPSLVVWPETALPVLLDQSAPERLRIARAAGAAQVLIGGQRYEGFRPRNTSALLAPGGAIAAIHDKHHLVPFGEYMPGGGMAEAFGLRGLAEVLGGGYTPGPGPALLDMGAGLGRAFPMICYEAIFPGYIRQVARPDWMVHLTNDAWFGSFSGPYQHLALARLRAAEQGLPVLRAANTGVSAVIDARGRVVASLPLNAAGYLDAPLPPALPPTLYARMGDFPVIFLVLFATTLALLAARRVRPLHLGA
- a CDS encoding transporter associated domain-containing protein, whose translation is MSSNPDPSSPAAHGAQEEEDDPGPQRQGFFARLFGASEDAEPNTSTTGDSAPANGVTVAQMPVLGMSNLRRMRVEDVAIPRAEIESVSADEDLQGLVKVFRDSGMTRLPVYEGTLDSPLGLVHLKDVALRYGFNGKAQDFSLRTMLRPLLYVPPSMPIGVLLTKMQTERTHMALVIDEYGGVDGLVTIEDLIEQVIGEIEDEHDIEEAQPWTREGERQWLALARAPLDEFEAELGIALSEVDDEEEVDTLGGLVFLLSGRVPARGEVVPHPSGVEFEVIDADPRRIKRLRVRVPKGAAA